From one Trifolium pratense cultivar HEN17-A07 linkage group LG1, ARS_RC_1.1, whole genome shotgun sequence genomic stretch:
- the LOC123887777 gene encoding uncharacterized protein LOC123887777, with translation MNAKTILSTNGRVKCNIDASFSSHNNRVGIGVCIRDEKGAYVLAKLDQFSPICDVRVGEALGFLSALSWVHELNLGPVDFELDSKLVIDGFHSNNHDVTEFGEIISHCRRLFNVFYVNSSVEFIRR, from the coding sequence ATGAATGCAAAAACAATACTATCGACCAATGGGCGAGTGAAATGTAATATTGATGCCTCGTTTTCATCGCATAATAATAGAGTTGGGATAGGTGTTTGTATTCGAGATGAGAAAGGCGCTTATGTGTTAGCGAAGCTTGATCAATTCTCACCAATTTGTGATGTTCGTGTCGGCGAAGCTCTTGGCTTCTTGTCAGCGCTATCTTGGGTTCATGAATTAAATTTAGGACCGGTGGATTTTGAACTTGACTCGAAGTTGGTGATAGATGGCTTCCATTCAAATAATCATGATGTTACCGAGTTTGGAGAAATCATCTCACATTGTAGAAGACTTTTCAACGTTTTTTATGTTAACTCTAGTGTTGAGTTTATTAGGAGGTAA